The Sesamum indicum cultivar Zhongzhi No. 13 linkage group LG6, S_indicum_v1.0, whole genome shotgun sequence genome has a segment encoding these proteins:
- the LOC105164044 gene encoding uncharacterized protein LOC105164044: MYKILVQLLILSLPILCCSLPLSTRSRWIIDEATGARVKLICINWAAHLEPMLAEGLNKQPAGRIARLVAEMGFNCVRLTWATYMFTRFANLTVAQSLTRLGLVDAMEGIAVNNPGFLNVTVVDAQRAVVEALVRQGVMVVLDNHVSQPMWCCGEHDGNGFFGDKYFDAKEWLQGLSIVAKLYKDTSMVVGISMRNELRGPLQNASVWHGYMESGAMRIQKANPRLLVIIPGLHYDLSFTYLKENPLQLNFKNKLVYEIHRYAFTAGQTKMWLNNIFAETCNSVRQGIQRQAGFLSEGQNAAPLFVSEFGVKQVGVVRAENLFLRCFLGYLAEMDLDWGVWALQGSYYVKHGVHGPDETYGMLDFNWSSVRNPEFLQRLHLIQQQIRDPNSTCPTYHIQYHPSTGRCTRVDNNSELHATDCRNFSRWNHNGSGTPIRLEGTELCLSATGDGIPATLSRDCSSRRSKWESASDFRVSGGKQRWERGVFMLGVGLYSLIVKSFN, from the exons atGTACAAGATCCTCGTACAACTGCTGATTCTGTCTCTACCAATCCTCTGCTGCTCTCTTCCCCTCTCAACACGCTCAAGATGGATCATCGACGAGGCCACCGGAGCCCGGGTGAAGCTCATCTGCATCAACTGGGCAGCCCACCTCGAGCCCATGTTAGCCGAAGGGCTCAACAAGCAGCCCGCCGGCCGCATCGCGAGGCTCGTAGCAGAAATGGGGTTCAACTGCGTGAGGCTTACTTGGGCCACCTACATGTTCACACGATTCGCCAACCTCACGGTGGCTCAATCTCTTACCAGACTTGGGCTTGTAGACGCCATGGAAGGGATAGCAGTGAACAACCCTGGATTTCTGAACGTTACTGTTGTCGATGCTCAAAGGGCTGTGGTTGAAGCGCTTGTTAGACAGGGTGTGATGGTGGTTCTTGATAACCATGTTAGCCAGCCCATGTGGTGTTGTGGTGAGCACGATGGGAATGGGTTCTTCGGAGACAAGTACTTTGATGCCAAGGAGTGGTTGCAAGGTTTGTCCATTGTCGCCAAACTTTACAAAGATACATCAATG GTTGTAGGTATAAGCATGCGCAACGAGCTTCGTGGACCGCTCCAAAACGCTAGCGTATGGCATGGATACATGGAGAGCGGGGCAATGAGAATTCAGAAAGCAAACCCAAGACTTCTGGTGATCATTCCAGGATTGCACTATGATCTTAGTTTCACCTACCTAAAGGAAAATCCATTACAATTAAACTTTAAGAACAAATTAGTGTACGAGATTCATCGATACGCATTTACTGCCGGGCAGACAAAGATGTGGTTGAACAACATATTTGCTGAAACCTGTAATAGTGTCAGGCAGGGAATTCAGAGGCAAGCAGGATTCTTGTCTGAGGGACAGAATGCAGCTCCTTTGTTTGTAAGTGAATTTGGAGTTAAGCAGGTGGGAGTGGTCCGGGCTGAGAATTTGTTCTTGCGCTGCTTTTTGGGGTATTTGGCGGAGATGGACTTGGATTGGGGTGTTTGGGCTTTACAGGGGAGCTATTATGTTAAGCATGGGGTTCACGGGCCTGATGAGACGTACGGGATGCTGGACTTCAATTGGAGCTCTGTTAGGAATCCGGAGTTCCTTCAGAGACTTCACCTTATTCAACAGCAAATCCGAG ATCCTAACTCAACGTGTCCAACATACCACATACAGTACCATCCATCAACCGGGCGGTGCACTCGGGTGGATAATAATTCGGAGCTCCATGCAACGGACTGCCGGAATTTCAGCAGGTGGAATCACAACGGGAGTGGCACTCCAATCCGGTTGGAGGGCACGGAACTGTGTCTATCAGCAACCGGGGATGGGATTCCGGCGACGCTATCCCGGGATTGCTCGAGCAGGCGAAGCAAGTGGGAATCGGCTTCCGATTTCCGAGTTTCAGGTGGCAAACAAAGATGGGAACGGGGAGTATTTATGCTTGGAGTGGGACTCTACTCACTCATCGTCAAGAGTTTTAACTAA